A part of Liolophura sinensis isolate JHLJ2023 chromosome 1, CUHK_Ljap_v2, whole genome shotgun sequence genomic DNA contains:
- the LOC135461377 gene encoding kallikrein 1-related peptidase b3-like: MISGKTILGFLVIVCGLYVTDAEPVLNRVRRLINGQAEPNGQPWMTVLAYKNTQPMDERPYLVVCGSVLIDESHVLITAHCFDENIVPKREGSTLFVVLGLKDNSWGATNDVQEFALDDVQASVTVLRYL, encoded by the exons ATGATATCTGGAAAAACCATCCTCGGTTTCTTGGTTATTGTTTGTGGACTTTACGTCACAGATGCGGAACCAG TGTTAAACCGAGTTCGCCGCCTGATAAACGGCCAGGCGGAGCCTAACGGTCAGCCATGGATGACTGTGTTAGCCTACAAGAACACTCAGCCAATGGATGAGCGTCCTTACCTGGTCGTCTGTGGATCTGTTCTCATTGACGAATCACACGTCCTCATCACGGCACATTGCTT CGACGAAAACATAGTACCGAAAAGGGAGGGATCGACACTCTTCGTTGTTCTGGGTCTTAAAGACAACTCTTGGGGGGCTACAAACGATGTACAAGAATTCGCCCTGGACGATGTCCAAGCATCTGTTACAGTGCTAAGATATTTATGA